The sequence CATCAGAcaaactttataattttttttttctcctatcaGAAACAGAAACCTCTTTATGATCAGCTTGTTAGGTTCAATACGGAAACTTGAATAATGGTATTTGATAACCATTATGATTCAAATATGCATCAGATTTATGTCGCACTTGTTAATAAGTTTGCTGTTTGCTGCAGAAATTGAGGAAAAATTGAATAAGATCTTGACACTTATCAAAGATGAAGGTGTTGAAGACAGTGATGGTATCTCAGTTGGAAACTCCAAAAGAGAATCACTTGCCAAGCTAGTTGAGGATGTTGGTGAACAATATCAATCACTCTATTCACGGTATGATAGTGTAATGGGAGTGCTAAGAAAAAAAGTTCATGGCAAAGGAAAAAAGGATAGATCCTCATCTAGCTCAGACTCAGATTCAGATTCAGATTATTCGTCGAAGGAAGAAAGCAGTAAAAACGGAAAATTGGAAAATGAACCTCAGAAATTAACGGATGGGATTAAGCAAGAACTTGAAACGGCTCATCTTGAAGTTGCCGAATTGAAGAGCAAAATGACAACTACAACTGAAGAAAAGAAGGCATTAAATGCAGAATATTTGAGAGCTTTAAGTAAAAtagaagaaacagagaaaattgCCAGCGACTTGAAGAGTGAAGCTGAAAGgttagaaattgaaaaatcagAACTTTTGATTGAGAATAGAGAGCTGAATCAAAAATTGAATACTGCTGGTAATGTAGAAGAAGATCTGAATAAAAGATTGGAAGATCTGGAAATAGAGAAAGACAAGTTAATCAAGGAAAATGAGATTGCCATCAGAAGGATTGAAGAGGGAGAAAAGATTGCTGCAGACTTCAGAGTTATGGCTGATCAGCttaacaatgaaaaagaaactcTTGGGCAAGAACTAGAAGCCATTAGAGAAGAATGTTCCAAAAAAAAGCAGCAACTAGAATCTGCAGAGGAAATTGCCAGAAATTTGAAGAGTGAAGGTGACAGGTTAGACATTGAAAAATCAGAACTTTTGACTCAGAATACAGAGTTGAAAGGAAAGCTGGAGAATGCTGATAAGGTTGTAGCTGATTTGAAGCAAAAGTTGGAAGAtacagaaagagagaaagacaaCTTGATCAAGGAAAACGAGACTGCTGCAAGAAAGATTGAAGAGGGTGAAAAGATTGTAGCAGACTTGAGAGCCACGGCTGATCAGCTCAACAATGAAAAAGGAATCCTTGGGCAAGAGCTAGAAGCTGTTAGACAGGAATTTTCAAATGCAAAGCGGCAACTAGAATTTGCAGAATTACAAGTATTGGATGTAAAGAAACAATTAGAAGTTGCAGAGGAAATTGCCAGAGGATTGAAGAGCGACGCTGAAAGGTTAGATATTGAAAAATCTGCACTTTCAATTGAGAATAAAGAGCTGGAAGAAAAATTGGAGACTGCAGGTAAGATAGAAGCTGATCTGATCCAAAGGTTGGAAGAtacaaaaagagagaaagagactgCTGCAAGAAAGATTGAAGAGGGTGAAAAGATCGTAGCAGACCTGAGAGCCATGACCTTACAGCtcaacaatgaaaaagaaaaccttAGTCAAGAACTGGAAGCTGTTAGACAGGAATTTTCTAATGCAAAGCAGCAACGTGAACTTGCTGAATCACAAGCATTGGATGTAAAGAAACAATTAGAAATTGCAGAGGAATTTGCCCGAAGCTTGAAGAGCAATTCTGAAAGGTTAgatattgaaaaatcaaaactttctaCTGAGAATAAAGAGCTGAAAGAAAAAGTGGAGACTGCTGGTAAGATAGAAGCCGATCTGACCCAAAAGTTGGAAGATACAGAAAGAGAGATAGAGACTGCTATGAGAAAGATTGAAGAGGCAGAAAAGATTGCAGCAGACTTGAGAACCATGGCTGATCAGCttaacaatgaaaaagaaaaccttGGGCAAGAATTAGAAGCTGTTAAAGAGGAGTTTTCCAATACAAAGCAACTACTTGAATCTGCACATCTTCAAGTATCTACTTTAAGCCTCAATCTTAAAGCTACTGAGGAAGAGAACAGATCATTGAACTTAAAAATCTCAGAGATCTCAAATGAGATTCAGCAAGCACAGAATGCAGTGAAAGAACTTTTGACTGAATCTAGTCAATTGAAGGAGAAATTGAGTGAGAGGGAAAGGGAATATTCAGCGCTCTGGCAATTGCATGAGTTACATGGGAATGAAACTTCAGCCCGAGTGAAGGGATTAGAGGCTCTAGTCACAGGCCTGGAACTGGAGCTGCAATCATTGGGAGGTCAGAAGCAAGATATGGAATTGCAAATTGAGAGTAAAGAGACTGAAGTGAAACAACTGAAAGAGGACAACAAAAGACTACAAGATCAAATTTCAGAACTTGAGTTGATGtcgaaagagagagaaaatgagtTTTCTGCCCTTGTGAAGAAACTCGAGGATGACAACAATGAATCATCTTCTAGAATAGAAGATTTGACAGCACAAATTAACAATCTTCTGGTTGAAATAGATTCTTTGCGTGCTCAGAAAGTTGAATTGGAAGAACAAATAGCATATAAAGGCGATGAAGCATCAACTCAGGTCAAACGTTTAGTGGATCAAGTGGATGCACTGCAGCAAGAATTGGAATCCCTACACAAGCACAGAACTGAATTGGAACTGAAACTGGAGAATAAAACTCAAGAAATTTCTGAGTTCTTGATCCAGATTGAACGATTGAAAGAGGAGATAACAAGCAAGACTTTAGAACAACAGAGAATTCtggaagagaaagaaagttTAACAGCGGAAAAGAAGGATTTAGAGTTAAAGCTGGAATCTGTTCACAACCAACGTAGTGACCTAGAGGAGCAAGTAAGAATTAAAATCCATGAGAACGGTGAGTTGAGAGAGGAAGGCGTGGGGCTGAAggacaaaatttttgaattagaGAAGATGTTATTGCAGAGAGAGGGTGAGTTCTCTTCTCTCCAGGAGACACTTCAAAGTGGAGAGAATGAAGCTTCTGCTCGAATAACAGCCTTGTTGGGACAGATTAACAGTCTGCAACAGGAATTTGATTCATTGAAGACTGAGAAAAACCAGATAGAATTGcagttagagagagagaaacaagaATTTTCAGAAAGGGTATCCCAACTGGAAAATCAGAAGGTTGAGCTAGAGACCACGATAAGTGATCATCAGAGACTGCTGAAAGAACAAGAGGATTCACACAAGAAACTTACGGAGGACTATAAAAAGGTTGAAGGTTGGTTTCAGGAAAGCAAGTTAAACCTCGAAGTTGCAGAGAGGAGGATTGAAAAAATGGCAGAAGAGCTCAGTAAAAATGTTGAATCCAAAGACCAGATAATTGCTGATTTGGAACATGTGGCTGAAGACCTGAGAAGAGAACTAGACGTAAAAGGAGATGAACTTGGTACTTCAGTCGACAACATACGAAATATAGAAGTCAAGCTCCGACTGTCAAACCAGAAGCTCCGGGTTACAGAGCAATTACTAACTGAGAGGGAAGAGAGCTTCAGAATCGCAGAAATGAAATACCTGGAAGAACAGAAAGCGCTCGGAGACAGAATCGTTACATTGTCTGAAAAAATAGCAGCTAATAACGAAGCTCATCAGAGGATAATCGCAGATGTCTCACAGAAAGTACACAGTACTTTGATTGGACTAGAATCGGTGGTTCAGAAATTCGAAGACAAGCATGGGATCTATGAGAAAAGTATTGTGGAAATATCAAATGAGATTCAGATTGCAAGAAGCTGGGTTACAAGA comes from Ziziphus jujuba cultivar Dongzao chromosome 6, ASM3175591v1 and encodes:
- the LOC125419191 gene encoding COP1-interactive protein 1; translated protein: MRRHRFRESIQSLFGSHIDEEKDEQLKGSTKEIEEKLNKILTLIKDEGVEDSDGISVGNSKRESLAKLVEDVGEQYQSLYSRYDSVMGVLRKKVHGKGKKDRSSSSSDSDSDSDYSSKEESSKNGKLENEPQKLTDGIKQELETAHLEVAELKSKMTTTTEEKKALNAEYLRALSKIEETEKIASDLKSEAERLEIEKSELLIENRELNQKLNTAGNVEEDLNKRLEDLEIEKDKLIKENEIAIRRIEEGEKIAADFRVMADQLNNEKETLGQELEAIREECSKKKQQLESAEEIARNLKSEGDRLDIEKSELLTQNTELKGKLENADKVVADLKQKLEDTEREKDNLIKENETAARKIEEGEKIVADLRATADQLNNEKGILGQELEAVRQEFSNAKRQLEFAELQVLDVKKQLEVAEEIARGLKSDAERLDIEKSALSIENKELEEKLETAGKIEADLIQRLEDTKREKETAARKIEEGEKIVADLRAMTLQLNNEKENLSQELEAVRQEFSNAKQQRELAESQALDVKKQLEIAEEFARSLKSNSERLDIEKSKLSTENKELKEKVETAGKIEADLTQKLEDTEREIETAMRKIEEAEKIAADLRTMADQLNNEKENLGQELEAVKEEFSNTKQLLESAHLQVSTLSLNLKATEEENRSLNLKISEISNEIQQAQNAVKELLTESSQLKEKLSEREREYSALWQLHELHGNETSARVKGLEALVTGLELELQSLGGQKQDMELQIESKETEVKQLKEDNKRLQDQISELELMSKERENEFSALVKKLEDDNNESSSRIEDLTAQINNLLVEIDSLRAQKVELEEQIAYKGDEASTQVKRLVDQVDALQQELESLHKHRTELELKLENKTQEISEFLIQIERLKEEITSKTLEQQRILEEKESLTAEKKDLELKLESVHNQRSDLEEQVRIKIHENGELREEGVGLKDKIFELEKMLLQREGEFSSLQETLQSGENEASARITALLGQINSLQQEFDSLKTEKNQIELQLEREKQEFSERVSQLENQKVELETTISDHQRLLKEQEDSHKKLTEDYKKVEGWFQESKLNLEVAERRIEKMAEELSKNVESKDQIIADLEHVAEDLRRELDVKGDELGTSVDNIRNIEVKLRLSNQKLRVTEQLLTEREESFRIAEMKYLEEQKALGDRIVTLSEKIAANNEAHQRIIADVSQKVHSTLIGLESVVQKFEDKHGIYEKSIVEISNEIQIARSWVTRTNNERQKLKEEVNYLVEQLQNNKEQGSALRDQVERLEAKTRQEEKEKENLTIAVNLLEKKARDLEKKLQEKEEGIVGLGEEKREAIRQLCLSIDYHRDRYDHIREVLLKMNVRGRRTT